One window of the Populus trichocarpa isolate Nisqually-1 chromosome 9, P.trichocarpa_v4.1, whole genome shotgun sequence genome contains the following:
- the LOC7482333 gene encoding ABC transporter G family member 15 — protein sequence MEIEVASNSYGGTGNNFCDGASSCAYQDKVAPDCGGERGVYLVWEDLTVVLPNFGNGPTKRLLQGLRGYAEPGRITAIMGPSGSGKSTLLDSLAGRLSRNVIMSGTVLFNGKKRRPDAGVAYVTQEDVLLGTLTVRETITYSANLRLPNTMTKGEIDDVVEATIMEMGLQECSDRVVGNWHLRGISGGEKKRLSIALEILTRPRLLFLDEPTSGLDSASAFFVIQTLRNIARDGRTVISSIHQPSSEVFALFDDLFLLSSGETVYFGDAKMAVEFFAEAGFPCPRRKNPSDHFLRCINSDFDAITATLKGSQRIRDVPKSADPLINLATAEIKARLVEKYRRSNIAQKVKARVKDISAIEGLEVDIRSGSDASWWKQLSTLTRRSFVNMSRDVGYYWARIVIYIVVSICVGTIYYDVGYGYTAILARVACGGFITGFMTFMSIGGFPSFIEEMKVFYREKLNGYYGVTVFILSNYLSSFPFLVSIALLSGTICFYLVKFRSGFNHYVFFCLNIFGSISVIESLMMVIASLVPNFLMGLITGAGIIGIMMMTSGFFRLLPDLPKPFWRYPVSYINYGAWGIQGAYKNDFLGLEFDPLIPGDPKIPGEFVITRMFGIPLDYSKWWDLSAIYLILVCYRILFFIVLKLKERAVPFVEDLYSKRTLHILEKRPSFRKAPSFSSRRHQPLHSLSSQEGLSSPLN from the exons ATGGAGATAGAGGTGGCAAGTAATAGTTATGGTGGTACTGGTAATAACTTTTGTGATGGTGCTAGCAGTTGCGCGTATCAAGATAAGGTGGCGCCGGACTGTGGTGGGGAGAGGGGGGTGTATTTGGTGTGGGAGGATCTAACGGTGGTGTTACCGAATTTTGGAAATGGCCCGACAAAGAGGTTGCTTCAAGGACTTAGAGGGTATGCTGAACCAGGTAGGATCACGGCTATCATGGGTCCATCTGGGTCTGGAAAATCCACTCTTCTTGATTCACTAGcag GTAGGCTGTCAAGAAATGTGATAATGAGTGGAACGGTTCTCTTCAATGGGAAGAAGAGGAGGCCAGACGCTGGTGTT GCTTATGTGACACAAGAGGATGTGTTATTAGGAACTCTTACAGTCAGAGAAACGATCACTTACTCTGCAAATTTAAGGCTTCCAAATACAATGACCAAAGGGGAGATTGATGATGTCGTAGAAGCAACAATAATGGAAATGGGTCTCCAAGAATGTTCTGATCGGGTGGTCGGAAACTGGCATTTGAGAGGCATAAGTGGTGGTGAAAAGAAGAGATTAAGCATTGCACTAGAAATCCTGACAAGGCCACGTCTCTTGTTTCTTGATGAACCTACAAGTGGTCTTGATAGTGCCTCAGCTTTCTTTGTAATTCAAACACTTAGAAATATAGCTCGCGATGGAAGGACGGTTATATCCTCCATTCACCAGCCAAGTAGTGAAGTTTTTGCGCTCTTTGATGATCTTTTCTTACTCTCCAGTGGTGAAACTGTATATTTTGGGGATGCAAAGATGGCTGTTGAG TTCTTTGCTGAAGCTGGATTTCCATGTCCAAGAAGGAAGAATCCTTCTGATCATTTCCTACGCTGCATAAATTCAGACTTTGATGCCATAACAGCTACACTGAAAGGATCTCAAAGAATTCGT GATGTCCCAAAATCAGCAGACCCTTTGATTAATTTGGCAACAGCAGAGATCAAAGCAAGACTTGTTGAGAAATATAGGCGCTCGAATATTGCACAAAAGGTCAAAGCAAGGGTTAAGGATATATCAGCTATT GAAGGACTAGAAGTTGATATTCGAAGTGGAAGTGATGCAAGCTGGTGGAAACAACTTTCGACACTGACCCGAAGATCATTTGTGAACATGTCCAGAGATGTGGGGTATTACTGGGCAAGGATAGTGATCTACATAGTTGTTTCCATCTGTGTTGGTACAATCTATTATGATGTTGGATATGGCTACACTGCAATCTTAGCCAGAGTAGCTTGTGGTGGATTTATAACAGGCTTCATGACTTTTATGTCTATCGGAGGCTTCCCTTCTTTCATTGAAGAAATGAAG GTCTTTTATCGAGAAAAGCTCAATGGCTATTATGGGGTTACAGTGTTTATCCTGTCCAATTACTTATCCTCTTTCCCATTCTTGGTTTCGATCGCGCTCCTCTCCGGGACCATATGTTTTTACTTGGTGAAATTTCGATCGGGATTTAATCATTATGTATTCTTCTGTCTCAATATCTTCGGCTCCATTTCTGTAATAGAGAGCCTGATGATGGTTATCGCTTCACTGGTCCCTAATTTCTTGATGGGACTTATTACAGGGGCCGGAATcatt GGAATCATGATGATGACCTCTGGTTTCTTCAGATTGCTGCCTGATCTTCCAAAACCATTCTGGCGCTACCCAGTTTCGTATATCAATTATGGAGCCTGGGGAATTCAG GGTGCCTACAAGAATGATTTCCTCGGACTCGAGTTTGATCCTCTAATACCTGGTGATCCAAAAATCCCTGGAGAATTTGTTATCACGCGTATGTTTGGCATTCCCCTGGATTATTCGAAGTGGTGGGATTTATCTGCTATTTATCTTATTCTCGTATGCTATCGGATTCTTTTCTTCATCGTTCTCAAGCTCAAGGAGAGAGCTGTGCCATTCGTTGAGGATCTTTACTCTAAGAGAACCTTGCACATACTTGAGAAGAGGCCTTCCTTTAGGAAGGCACCATCTTTTTCTTCAAGGAGACATCAACCTCTTCATTCACTGTCTTCCCAGGAGGGCCTTAGCTCTCCTCTCAACTAG
- the LOC7467377 gene encoding ABC transporter G family member 15, with product MEIEQVVISSGGDGGSGGGNAEAGLSGGRGDHGVGSMFLVWEDLTVVLPNFGNGPTRRLLNGLNGYAEPGKILAIMGPSGSGKSTLLDALAGRLAGNAVMTGNVLLNGKKRRLDYGGVAYVTQENTLLGTLTVRETLNYSAHLRLPSSMAKEEIDDIVEGTIMEMGLQECSDRLIGNWHLRGISGGEKKRLSIALEILIRPQLLFLDEPTSGLDSAAAFFVIQTLRNIARDGRTVISSVHQPSSEVFALFDDLFLLSGGETVYFGEAKMAVEFFAEAGFPCPSRRNPSDHFLRCINSDFDLVTATLMGSHREIQNPSDSLANLPTAEIKASLVKKYRSSNHAANARARIQEIVAIKGLVVNIRKENQANWWKQLSTLTRRSFINMWRDLGYYWVRIIVYILLSICVGTIFLDVGKGYTAILAHGACGGFLSGFMTFMSIGGFPSFIEELKVFYKERLSGYYGVAVYVLSNFLSSFPYLTVMSFGTSSITYYMVKFRPEFSNFLYVFFDLLSSIATVESCMMTIASLVPNYLMGFVIGSAYIGILMMTSGFFRLLPDIPKVFWRYPISYINFGSWGLQGAYKNDMIGLEFDPLVPGGPKLKGEEVLTTVLGISLDHSKWWDLSAVLLILIAFRLLFFAILKFKERTLPMLRELHSKRTLKHLKKRPSFRKTSYSPFPSKRHQPAHSLSSQEGLSSPIPY from the exons ATGGAGATAGAGCAGGTTGTAATTAGCAGTGGTGGAGATGGTGGCTCTGGAGGTGGGAATGCGGAGGCAGGTTTATCTGGAGGAAGAGGAGATCATGGAGTAGGGTCTATGTTCTTGGTATGGGAGGATTTAACAGTGGTTCTGCCAAATTTTGGCAATGGACCTACAAGGAGATTGCTTAATGGGCTAAATGGATACGCCGAGCCTGGTAAAATCTTGGCTATTATGGGTCCATCTGGGTCTGGGAAATCTACCCTTCTTGATGCATTAGCAG GGAGACTAGCAGGGAATGCTGTGATGACTGGGAATGTTCTACTCAACGGGAAGAAGAGGAGACTGGACTATGGTGGTGTT GCTTATGTAACACAAGAAAACACATTGTTGGGCACTCTCACAGTTAGAGAGACCCTGAATTACTCGGCTCATTTGAGACTTCCAAGCAGCATGGCTAAAGAAGAGATAGATGACATTGTAGAGGGGACAATCATGGAAATGGGTCTCCAAGAGTGCAGTGATCGGCTGATTGGAAACTGGCATTTAAGAGGTATAAGTGGTGGGGAGAAGAAAAGACTAAGTATTGCACTTGAAATCCTCATAAGGCCAcaacttttgtttcttgatgAACCTACAAGTGGCCTGGACAGTGCTGCAGCTTTCTTTGTAATTCAAACTCTTAGAAATATTGCTCGCGATGGAAGAACCGTCATATCTTCTGTTCACCAGCCAAGTAGCGAAGTTTTCGCACTCTTTGATGACCTTTTCTTATTATCTGGTGGCGAAACAGTTTATTTTGGAGAGGCAAAGATGGCGGTAGAG TTCTTTGCTGAAGCTGGATTCCCATGTCCAAGTAGAAGAAACCCTTCTGATCATTTCTTACGTTGTATTAATTCAGACTTCGACCTTGTCACTGCAACCCTGATGGGATCTCACAGA gAAATTCAAAATCCATCAGATTCTTTGGCAAATTTGCCAACAGCAGAGATTAAGGCATCGTTAGTCAAGAAGTACAGGTCCTCCAACCATGCAGCAAATGCAAGAGCTAGGATTCAAGAAATTGTGGCGATT AAGGGGCTTGTGGttaatataagaaaagaaaaccaagcaAACTGGTGGAAACAACTTTCAACGTTGACAAGGAGATCTTTCATTAACATGTGGAGAGATTTGGGGTACTATTGGGTAAGGATTATCGTCTACATCTTGTTGTCTATTTGCGTCGGTACCATATTTTTAGACGTTGGCAAAGGTTATACTGCAATATTGGCCCACGGAGCTTGTGGAGGATTTCTGTCAGGATTTATGACATTCATGTCCATTGGAGGCTTCCCCTCCTTCATTGAAGAACTGAAG GTTTTTTACAAGGAAAGGCTCAGTGGGTATTATGGGGTCGCTGTTTATGTACTGTCAAACTTTCTCTCTTCGTTTCCCTACTTGACTGTGATGTCATTCGGCACCTCAAGTATTACCTATTACATGGTGAAGTTTCGGCcagaattttcaaattttctctACGTTTTCTTCGACCTTTTAAGCAGCATAGCAACTGTGGAGAGTTGCATGATGACTATAGCTTCACTAGTCCCCAACTACCTAATGGGATTCGTTATTGGATCAGCATATATT GGAATCCTAATGATGACCTCTGGGTTTTTCCGGTTGCTGCCTGATATTCCCAAGGTCTTCTGGCGCTACCCAATTTCTTATATCAACTTTGGATCATGGGGATTGCAG GGAGCATACAAGAACGACATGATTGGGCTGGAGTTTGATCCTTTAGTACCTGGCGGTCCAAAACTGAAAGGAGAAGAAGTTCTCACAACCGTGCTTGGTATTAGTCTTGATCATTCAAAATGGTGGGACCTGTCTGCTGTCCTGCTCATTCTCATTGCTTTCAGACTTCTCTTCTTTGCCATTCTCAAGTTCAAGGAGAGAACTCTCCCTATGCTTCGGGAGCTTCATTCCAAGAGGACTCTAAAGCATCTGAAGAAGAGGCCATCTTTCAGGAAGACTTCTTATTCACCCTTCCCTTCAAAAAGACACCAACCTGCTcattctttgtcttctcaagaGGGTCTCAGCTCTCCAATTCCTTACTAG